CCCGCGTCGTTTCGTCCTGGCTACGTCGTAGGCTCACGGCATGCACGACGTGACTCTGGCCGCCGCGGGGACGGCGGCGATGCTGACGGTGGGGCTCGCGGCCTATGCAGCGTTGATCCTCGTCAGCATCGCGGTGGCACTCGCCGCCGCCCGCCAGCGCCGGCGACGCCGCGCGATCGCTGCCGCGACGCTGGTTGGGGCGTTGACTGTGGGCGGGCTGGTTATCGCGATTCTCAGCAGCATCGCGTAACGCCGGGTTACCCGAGCCGTCGCGTGCTCCACCGCGACAGATCCGCCTCCAATACTGCCGAATCACGGTCGGGAAACACCTCATCGGTGATCTCCAACTGTCGGATGCGGTCCAGTTGAAATCCGCGGATCCCTTGGCGGAGCCGACACCATCCGACGAACAACCACGCAGCACCTCCGCGTAGCAGACCCATCGCCTCCACGTCCCGGGTCGTGTGAGTCTCACCATCCTTGGCGGTATAACTCAACCGGACGACCCGGCGCGCGGCGATCGCCTCCGGAATCAGCGCGACCGCCGCCTCGGACGAGGGCTGGGCATCGATGACGAACATCGACGCCAACGCCTCGTCAATCGGCGCGAGCTGATCCTCGCGGCTGATTGCGAGAACCTTGGCCCGCGCCCGACGCGCCGCCGCACCGTACGGCGAGGTCTCCAGCAAACCCAGCCCCGCGAGCACCGCCAGCGATTCCGGAACGGTGAGATTCAGCGGCGGCAACGAGTGTTCCCGCAGAATCGAATACCCACCCGACACCCCGTGGTCGGCATAGATCGGGACTCCCGCGAGCTGCAGCGACTGGATATCCCGCTCGATCGTGCGCTTGGACACCTCGAACTCCTCCGAGAGCCGAGCGGCCGACCATGGCCGACGTGATCCCCTCAGCAGATCCACCAACGCGTACAACCGTTCGGCTCTCCTCACGAGCTCAAGTCTCCCGGTCTCAGGTCAGGTGCGCGCGCGTTCCGTTCACCGACCACACCTCGCGAATCAGCCCATCCTCGGTGAAGTCGAAGACATCGATCCCGCCCGCAACAACATCCCCGGCCCGCATGTCCACAGCATCCGCCCGTGCGCGCCGTCCACCGCCCGCGCGACTTCGGTGAACACCACACCCGGATGCCGCTCGCGCCACCGGTCTAGGAACTGCGCGAAACTGTCCCCACCCAGAACGTCGTCGCCCGGGTTCGACCCGTCCTCCTCGGGGATCAGGAAATGAATCCGGAAATCCGCACTGCAGATCCGACGCGCAATCTCACTGTCCGTGTTCCACATCTGCAACCACACCGCCAGTGCCGCATCCGCGGCAGCCGTGTCTGTTTCCACCATCTTCACGTTCTCGGTCATGACACCAGCGTCAGCCACTACCACGACAACGGTATGTCGGTGTTCGGAACGATCGACTTCACACTTGTGGCCGAGAGCGCCTACGGGAATGCTCCGATCCCGGACCGCCATCGCGCACACTAGGACACGCAACGAAGCGCAATGGAGGAACGGTGCCGGAAACCAGGCCTGTGGCCGAATACGACTACATCATCGTGGGCGCAGGCAGCGCGGGCTGCCTGCTCGCCAATCGGCTCAGCGCCAACCCGGATCACCGGGTGCTGTTGATCGAGGCCGGCGGCAAGGACAACTGGTTCTGGATCAAGGTGCCGGTGGGCTATCTGTACACCATTGCCAACCCCCGCACCGACTGGTGCTTCACCACCGAGCCCGATCCGGGCCTGGCCGACCGCAGCATCATCTACGCGCGCGGTCGCGTGATCGGCGGCTGCTCATCGATCAACGCCATGATCCACATGCGCGGGCAGGCCAGCGATTACGAGCTGTGGGCGCAAGCCACCGGCGACGACCGATGGCTCTGGGGTGGCCCCGACGGCCAGACCCTGGATATCTACAAGGAGCTGGAACACTACTTCGGCGGCGCCGACGACTGGCACGGTGCCGACGGTGAAATCCGGGTCGAGCGGCCCCGCGTGCGCTGGAAGATCCTGGACGCCTGGCAGGCCGCTGCCGCCGAGTCGGGCATCGAGCCGAAAGAAGAGTTCAACCGGGGCGACAACTCCGGCAGCGCGTACTTCCACGTCAATCAACGACGTGGTCGGCGCTGGTCGATGGCCGACGCCTTCCTGCACCCGATCTCCCACCGCTCCAACCTCACCGTCTACACCCAGACCCAGGCTCTCCAACTGCTGATGGACGACCAGGTCCGCGACGACCAGCGTCACGGCGCCTGGACCACCGCCCAGCACCGCGTCACCGGTCTACGCCTGCTCAAAGACGGCCAGACTGTCGACGTCCGCGCGCGCCGGGAGGTGATTCTGAGTGCCGGTGCCATCGGCTCGCCGCATCTGATGCAGGTCTCGGGCCTGGGCTCCGCCGCGCTGCTCACCCAACATCAGGTGCCGGTGGCCGTCGATCTGCCCGGAGTCGGCGAGAACCTGCAGGATCACCTGCAGATTCGATCTGTCTACCGCGTGAAGGGCGCGCGGACCGTCAACACGCTCTACCGGAACTGGATCACCCGGGCGGGCATGGGAATTCAGTATGCACTGCTGCGCTCCGGGCCCATGACGATGCCGCCGTCCACGCTCGGAGCGTTCGCCAAGAGCGATCCGAGCCTGGCCAGCCCCGATATGGAGTGGCATGTGCAACCGCTGTCGTTGCCGAAGTTCGGCGAGGCCCTGCATCCCTTCGCCGCCATCACTCCCTCGGTCTGCAACCTGCGCCCCACCTCGCGCGGCCATGTGCGGATGGCCACCGCGGATCCGCTGACCAGCCCGAAGATCCTGTGCAACTACCTGTCCACCGACGCCGACCGTGACGTCGCCGTGCGCGGCCTCCGGATGACCCGCCAGATCATGGCGGCGCCGGCCCTGGCCCGCTACCAGCCGGAAGAGATGCTTCCCGGCCCACAACTGGTCAGCGACGACGACCTGCAGACCGCGGCCGGTGAACTGGGCACCACGATCTTTCACCCGGTGGGGACCTGCGCGATGGGCGCCTTCGACACCCGCGGTCGGCCGCGCTCGGCCGCCACCGTGCTTGACACCGACTGCCGGGTGTACCGCGTCGCCGGCCTGCGCGTGGTGGATGCCTCGGCGATGCCCACCATCACCTCGGGGAACACCAACGCACCGGTCATGCTGATCGCCGAACGCGCGGCGCGGGCGATCCTGCAATGAGTCGGTGAGCCTTTCGGGTCAGACCCCGGCCACGCCGTCGATACGTTCACGGATCAGGTCAGCATGTCCGCAGTGCCGGGCATACTCGGCGATCATGTGGGTGTAAATCCAGCGCAGACTCACCGAGGTGCCCATGAATTCGCTGGTGTCGTCGAGGCCACGCTCGGCGCAGTTGGCACGCGCATACTTGATCTCGTTCTGCCACACCTCAATTGCGGCACCGTAGGATGCGTCCCCAGAGATGTCGAAGCCGCCGTCATGACCCGCGGGATGATCGCCTGGTCCGAAGATAGGGGGCGCCACTTCGCCGGCA
This region of Mycolicibacterium diernhoferi genomic DNA includes:
- a CDS encoding helix-turn-helix transcriptional regulator, with translation MRRAERLYALVDLLRGSRRPWSAARLSEEFEVSKRTIERDIQSLQLAGVPIYADHGVSGGYSILREHSLPPLNLTVPESLAVLAGLGLLETSPYGAAARRARAKVLAISREDQLAPIDEALASMFVIDAQPSSEAAVALIPEAIAARRVVRLSYTAKDGETHTTRDVEAMGLLRGGAAWLFVGWCRLRQGIRGFQLDRIRQLEITDEVFPDRDSAVLEADLSRWSTRRLG
- a CDS encoding nuclear transport factor 2 family protein — its product is MTENVKMVETDTAAADAALAVWLQMWNTDSEIARRICSADFRIHFLIPEEDGSNPGDDVLGGDSFAQFLDRWRERHPGVVFTEVARAVDGAHGRMLWTCGPGMLLRAGSMSSTSPRMG
- a CDS encoding GMC family oxidoreductase; translated protein: MAEYDYIIVGAGSAGCLLANRLSANPDHRVLLIEAGGKDNWFWIKVPVGYLYTIANPRTDWCFTTEPDPGLADRSIIYARGRVIGGCSSINAMIHMRGQASDYELWAQATGDDRWLWGGPDGQTLDIYKELEHYFGGADDWHGADGEIRVERPRVRWKILDAWQAAAAESGIEPKEEFNRGDNSGSAYFHVNQRRGRRWSMADAFLHPISHRSNLTVYTQTQALQLLMDDQVRDDQRHGAWTTAQHRVTGLRLLKDGQTVDVRARREVILSAGAIGSPHLMQVSGLGSAALLTQHQVPVAVDLPGVGENLQDHLQIRSVYRVKGARTVNTLYRNWITRAGMGIQYALLRSGPMTMPPSTLGAFAKSDPSLASPDMEWHVQPLSLPKFGEALHPFAAITPSVCNLRPTSRGHVRMATADPLTSPKILCNYLSTDADRDVAVRGLRMTRQIMAAPALARYQPEEMLPGPQLVSDDDLQTAAGELGTTIFHPVGTCAMGAFDTRGRPRSAATVLDTDCRVYRVAGLRVVDASAMPTITSGNTNAPVMLIAERAARAILQ
- a CDS encoding DinB family protein translates to MTSMERVMPPMNADERTTLESWLNFYRATLALKCEGLDDERLRVASVQPSPMTLLGLVQHAAEVERNWFRRVLAGEVAPPIFGPGDHPAGHDGGFDISGDASYGAAIEVWQNEIKYARANCAERGLDDTSEFMGTSVSLRWIYTHMIAEYARHCGHADLIRERIDGVAGV